The Clostridioides difficile genome has a segment encoding these proteins:
- a CDS encoding aminotransferase class I/II-fold pyridoxal phosphate-dependent enzyme: MSTNHGANLYSLSSKYGFSKEEFMDFSSNINPFGTSDLAKQYIINNIDIVSMYPDPDYIDLKTSISNYCKCSIDNIVLGSGATELISSFIHTINPKQALLLSPAYSEYEKELSKINCSIDKYFAKEEDDFHIELENLIKTINSKDYDLIVICNPSNPTGFAFTKIEIRELLKNTDKFLMIDETYVEFTDTSIYSSTQLVDDYSNLFVIRGTSKFFSTPGIRLGYGLISDNDVKNKINNNLDLWNINIVASKMGEIMFNDFNFISSTISLMNTERDYLLKELKSIKSLNVYDTKGNFILCKIKTKEFTAKSLREKLIPQRIIIRDCYSFEGLDEYFFRVCILKPNENKFLISSFKAIF; encoded by the coding sequence ATGAGCACAAATCATGGAGCTAATTTATATAGTTTATCTAGTAAGTATGGCTTTTCAAAAGAAGAATTTATGGATTTTAGTTCTAATATAAATCCTTTTGGTACATCAGATTTAGCCAAACAATACATTATAAACAATATAGATATAGTATCTATGTATCCTGACCCTGATTACATAGACCTAAAAACTTCTATATCTAACTACTGTAAGTGTTCTATAGATAATATAGTACTTGGTAGTGGAGCTACAGAATTAATTTCATCTTTCATACATACAATTAACCCTAAACAAGCTCTTTTGCTTTCTCCTGCTTATTCAGAGTATGAAAAAGAACTATCTAAAATTAATTGTTCTATAGATAAATATTTTGCTAAAGAAGAAGATGATTTTCATATAGAATTAGAAAATCTTATAAAGACTATTAACTCTAAAGACTATGATTTAATTGTAATTTGCAATCCTAGTAATCCAACTGGATTTGCATTTACTAAAATAGAAATAAGAGAACTATTAAAAAACACAGATAAATTTTTAATGATTGATGAAACGTATGTAGAGTTTACTGATACAAGCATATACTCTTCTACTCAATTAGTTGATGATTACTCTAATTTATTTGTTATAAGAGGAACATCAAAGTTTTTTTCAACACCTGGCATAAGACTTGGATATGGTCTTATCTCTGATAATGATGTTAAGAATAAAATAAATAATAACTTAGATTTATGGAATATCAATATAGTGGCTTCTAAAATGGGAGAAATCATGTTTAATGATTTTAATTTTATATCAAGTACTATTTCTTTAATGAATACTGAAAGAGATTATTTACTTAAGGAACTTAAAAGCATAAAAAGCTTAAATGTATATGATACTAAAGGTAATTTCATATTATGTAAAATTAAGACGAAGGAATTTACTGCTAAATCCCTTCGTGAGAAACTAATTCCTCAAAGAATAATAATAAGAGATTGTTATTCATTCGAAGGTTTAGATGAATATTTTTTTAGGGTATGCATATTAA
- the hpt gene encoding hypoxanthine phosphoribosyltransferase, with product MYKVTGKMLTEEQIKAKVYELGKKIEEDFKDEDLLVVGILKGASVFVSDLIRCIDLDVNIDFMSVTSYGNSTESSGTVKILKDLDVDIEGKNVLIVEDIIDSGLTLSNLVAALKTRNPKSLKLCTLLDKPQRRKANIPVDYVGFVIEDKFIVGYGIDYAEKYRNLPYIGIVEDVE from the coding sequence ATGTACAAAGTTACAGGAAAAATGTTGACAGAAGAACAGATAAAAGCAAAAGTTTATGAATTAGGTAAAAAAATAGAAGAAGATTTTAAAGATGAAGATTTACTAGTAGTAGGTATACTTAAAGGAGCTAGTGTATTTGTTTCAGATTTAATAAGATGTATAGATTTAGATGTAAATATAGATTTTATGAGTGTTACAAGTTATGGAAATTCAACAGAATCTTCTGGGACAGTTAAAATATTAAAAGACTTAGACGTAGATATTGAAGGAAAGAATGTGTTAATTGTAGAGGATATAATAGATTCTGGTTTGACATTAAGCAATCTAGTTGCAGCTTTAAAAACTAGAAATCCAAAATCTCTAAAACTGTGTACTCTACTTGATAAACCTCAAAGAAGAAAAGCTAATATACCTGTAGATTATGTTGGATTTGTTATAGAAGATAAATTCATTGTTGGTTATGGAATAGATTATGCTGAAAAATATAGAAATTTACCTTATATAGGTATAGTTGAGGATGTAGAATAG
- a CDS encoding phosphatase PAP2 family protein has translation MDIQLSILLFFQSLRNPFLNFIFLVFTVSTEAPLLILITAAIYWCINKKCGQKMLFAIVGNFVVNLSIKEFVKAPRPIGIKGLESLRVSTAGGYSFPSAHTQTATTFWVSIMTIFKRNYIHLLGAVMVLGVGLSRLYLAVHWPIDVIAGWILGIFFTVVFVKIFDYIDDNKKYIFLVALLIPFILIAIFLKSPEYFEKFGILVGFIFGYIVEDKFIRFTTENNNKKINFSNKNKKHKNIIFSRICRFLIGIVTIGILYVGIKVLISILITTLNISDSSMSIIFMNFIKYTLVVFYGIAGAPALFKILKLN, from the coding sequence ATGGATATTCAATTGAGTATATTATTATTTTTCCAGAGTTTAAGAAATCCATTTTTAAACTTTATATTTCTTGTATTTACAGTAAGTACAGAAGCACCATTATTGATATTAATTACAGCAGCTATATATTGGTGTATAAATAAAAAATGTGGACAAAAAATGTTGTTTGCGATAGTTGGAAATTTTGTTGTGAACCTAAGTATCAAAGAATTTGTAAAGGCTCCTAGACCAATAGGTATAAAAGGTCTTGAATCGCTGAGAGTTTCTACTGCTGGAGGATACTCTTTTCCAAGTGCACATACTCAAACTGCAACTACATTTTGGGTTAGTATTATGACTATATTTAAAAGAAACTATATACATTTATTGGGTGCAGTAATGGTTTTAGGTGTAGGATTATCTAGACTATATTTAGCTGTTCATTGGCCTATAGATGTAATCGCTGGCTGGATACTTGGCATATTTTTTACAGTTGTATTTGTAAAAATATTTGACTATATCGATGATAATAAAAAATATATTTTTCTTGTAGCTTTACTTATCCCATTTATATTAATAGCAATATTTCTAAAAAGCCCAGAATATTTTGAAAAATTTGGTATTTTAGTAGGATTTATATTTGGGTATATAGTTGAGGATAAATTTATTAGATTTACTACAGAAAATAATAATAAAAAAATTAATTTTAGTAATAAAAATAAAAAGCACAAAAACATAATATTTTCGAGAATATGTAGATTTTTGATTGGAATAGTCACAATAGGGATTTTATATGTTGGTATTAAAGTATTGATTTCAATATTGATAACGACTTTAAATATAAGTGACTCTAGTATGAGTATAATTTTTATGAATTTTATTAAGTATACACTGGTTGTTTTTTATGGAATAGCAGGAGCTCCTGCATTATTTAAAATTTTGAAATTAAATTAA
- a CDS encoding NAD(P)/FAD-dependent oxidoreductase: protein MDTNLNLKNLRVEKSDYLKKIVVIGGGPAGMIAASTASERGFDVTLIEKNHKLGKKLAITGKGRCNITNDCDIEELIENVPTNGKFLYSAFYTYTNDDVISMFNNLGVKTKTERGKRVFPESDKAFDVVKALEKQVKNKKVNILLNSRVEKIISKNNKIEKVVLNNKKEIKCDSVIIATGGLSYPLTGSTGDGYKFAISQGHTIVDTKPSLIGIEVQEGFVKDLEKLSLRNVEINVFNSKKKKVYNDFGELEFTKFGLDGPIIKSASCRMKDTTKENYTILLDLKPALDEEKLDKRVQKDFQKYTNKKFEKALDDLLPKKLIPIIINLSEIAPDTVVHQISREQRKNLIHLLKNLKFTVKRYRPIDEAIITSGGVKVNEINSSTMESKLVEGLFFAGEVIDIDAYTGGFNLQIAFSTGYLAGFNC from the coding sequence ATGGATACTAATTTAAATTTAAAAAATTTAAGGGTAGAAAAGAGTGATTATTTGAAGAAAATAGTAGTAATAGGTGGTGGACCAGCAGGGATGATAGCAGCATCAACTGCATCTGAAAGAGGGTTTGACGTAACTTTAATTGAAAAAAATCATAAGTTAGGTAAGAAGCTTGCAATAACAGGAAAAGGTAGATGTAATATAACTAATGATTGTGATATAGAGGAATTAATAGAAAATGTGCCTACAAATGGTAAATTCCTATATAGTGCTTTTTACACATATACAAACGATGATGTAATAAGTATGTTTAATAATCTTGGAGTAAAAACTAAAACAGAAAGAGGAAAAAGAGTTTTTCCAGAAAGCGATAAGGCTTTTGATGTTGTAAAAGCTCTTGAAAAACAAGTAAAAAACAAAAAAGTAAATATATTATTAAATTCTAGGGTAGAAAAAATAATATCTAAAAATAATAAAATTGAAAAAGTAGTTCTAAATAATAAAAAAGAAATCAAGTGTGATTCAGTTATAATAGCAACTGGTGGATTAAGTTATCCACTTACTGGTTCTACTGGAGATGGATATAAATTTGCTATTTCGCAGGGACATACTATAGTGGATACAAAACCATCTTTGATTGGTATAGAAGTTCAAGAAGGTTTTGTAAAAGATTTAGAAAAATTATCATTAAGAAATGTTGAGATAAATGTGTTTAACAGTAAAAAAAAGAAAGTTTATAATGATTTTGGAGAGCTTGAATTTACTAAATTCGGTTTAGATGGACCTATAATAAAGTCTGCAAGTTGCAGGATGAAAGATACAACTAAAGAAAATTATACTATACTGTTGGATTTAAAACCTGCATTAGACGAAGAAAAATTAGATAAGAGAGTTCAAAAAGATTTTCAAAAGTACACAAATAAAAAATTTGAAAAAGCATTGGATGATTTGCTTCCTAAAAAACTTATACCTATAATAATAAATTTAAGTGAGATTGCTCCAGATACAGTTGTTCATCAAATTTCTAGGGAACAAAGAAAAAATTTAATTCATTTACTAAAAAATTTGAAATTTACAGTAAAAAGATATAGACCTATTGATGAAGCAATAATAACTTCTGGTGGAGTAAAAGTGAATGAGATAAACTCAAGTACAATGGAATCAAAATTGGTAGAAGGTTTATTTTTTGCTGGTGAAGTAATAGACATAGATGCATACACAGGAGGATTTAATTTGCAAATAGCTTTTTCGACTGGATATTTGGCAGGTTTTAATTGCTAA
- a CDS encoding alpha/beta-type small acid-soluble spore protein, producing the protein MASNNNNNKTVVPGAKEALNQMKLEIANELGMSNYQQVDKGNLTARENGYVGGYMTKKLVEMAEQQMAGKNNR; encoded by the coding sequence ATGGCAAGTAACAATAACAACAACAAAACAGTAGTACCAGGAGCAAAAGAAGCTTTAAACCAAATGAAATTAGAAATAGCTAATGAACTTGGTATGAGTAATTATCAACAAGTTGATAAAGGAAACCTTACTGCAAGAGAAAATGGTTATGTAGGTGGATACATGACTAAAAAATTAGTTGAAATGGCTGAACAACAAATGGCTGGAAAAAACAACAGATAG
- a CDS encoding SpoIIE family protein phosphatase, giving the protein MTNGNYKMKNLVEISAMVTESTDFFNIKDKIIEKMLEVVHPTKACVNLFYKNDSKYAYLVCSQTLEYVPQIFPINSLKGAKIDFDTYPEYIHEAVNEKKIIYVKNVFEDSRAEGERDLAKSEGYIGRIVFPFIINNEVVGFMTCFLTEEDFLTEQDIDFISSVASLLSLSIEITNKNNNVQILIDKLRGSISAINEATKKLYLNKSIDGFLENLSKQACNITNSKEALIVITGHDNKDKIFSCYNTEHKKKTNLYPMLDKFINKESLGGYLNNLKPCSQKGINLESYIYYKLQDKNETIGCIVCANSKNYTSDDLSILSILSKQVLVGMQLYEHNEKEVKHKVLENELNILNKQQQLIMDKGKMDCNDEKELYFYHKPARVVGGDFYYATKVDAEHIVYIVADVMGHGMVSNYVVAMIKGAFKVLCNQYKTPQEIMTNLNSMLYDEFDKMGVFTTCLIGLIDTKENMITVSNAGHYSPVVVKKDGTIEANLNCKKGIPIGVMEDATYENNTLSMEDYAMVCMYTDGILEIKNTSKEEYGIERLENFLKENFRLNHQLIVENLKLDLRNFSSKDNYDDDILIVMLKDR; this is encoded by the coding sequence ATGACTAATGGCAATTATAAAATGAAGAATTTAGTGGAAATATCTGCTATGGTGACTGAATCTACAGATTTTTTTAATATAAAAGATAAAATAATAGAAAAAATGTTAGAGGTTGTTCACCCTACAAAGGCATGTGTAAATCTATTTTATAAAAATGATTCTAAATATGCCTATTTAGTATGTTCACAAACCTTAGAATATGTACCTCAAATTTTTCCAATCAATAGTCTTAAAGGTGCAAAAATTGATTTTGACACATATCCAGAATATATCCATGAAGCTGTAAATGAGAAAAAGATAATATATGTGAAAAATGTATTTGAAGATTCTAGAGCAGAAGGGGAACGAGATTTAGCAAAATCTGAAGGTTACATTGGTAGAATAGTTTTTCCTTTTATCATAAATAATGAAGTAGTTGGATTTATGACTTGCTTTTTGACAGAAGAAGATTTTCTAACGGAACAAGATATAGACTTCATATCTTCTGTTGCATCTCTTTTAAGTTTATCAATAGAAATAACCAATAAAAATAATAATGTACAAATTTTGATTGATAAATTAAGAGGTTCAATAAGTGCTATAAATGAAGCTACTAAAAAATTATATCTCAATAAAAGTATAGATGGATTCTTAGAAAACTTAAGTAAACAGGCGTGTAACATTACTAATAGTAAAGAAGCTTTGATAGTTATAACAGGTCATGATAATAAAGATAAGATATTTAGCTGTTATAATACTGAGCATAAAAAGAAAACAAATTTATATCCTATGTTGGACAAGTTTATAAATAAAGAATCCTTAGGAGGATATTTAAATAATTTAAAACCATGTTCACAAAAAGGGATAAACTTAGAAAGTTATATATATTACAAACTCCAAGATAAAAATGAAACTATAGGATGCATTGTCTGTGCAAACAGTAAAAACTATACTAGTGATGATTTAAGTATTCTTAGTATATTATCTAAACAGGTTTTAGTTGGTATGCAGTTATATGAGCACAATGAAAAAGAAGTAAAGCACAAGGTTCTTGAGAATGAGTTAAATATATTAAATAAACAGCAACAACTTATTATGGATAAAGGTAAAATGGATTGTAATGATGAAAAAGAACTTTATTTTTATCATAAACCAGCAAGAGTAGTAGGTGGAGATTTTTACTATGCTACAAAGGTAGATGCTGAACACATAGTTTATATTGTTGCTGATGTAATGGGGCATGGAATGGTTTCGAATTATGTTGTTGCCATGATAAAAGGTGCTTTTAAAGTTCTATGTAATCAGTATAAGACACCACAGGAAATAATGACAAATTTAAACAGTATGTTATATGATGAGTTTGATAAGATGGGAGTATTTACAACTTGTTTGATAGGGCTTATAGATACTAAAGAAAATATGATTACAGTATCTAATGCAGGACACTATAGTCCTGTAGTTGTAAAAAAAGATGGAACAATAGAAGCTAATTTAAATTGTAAAAAGGGAATACCTATTGGGGTAATGGAAGATGCAACATATGAAAATAATACTCTTTCAATGGAAGATTATGCAATGGTATGTATGTACACTGACGGAATTTTAGAAATAAAGAATACATCAAAAGAAGAATATGGTATAGAGAGATTAGAAAACTTTTTAAAAGAAAATTTTAGATTAAATCATCAGCTGATAGTAGAAAATCTAAAATTAGATTTAAGAAACTTTTCATCAAAAGACAATTATGATGATGATATTTTAATCGTTATGTTAAAGGATAGGTAG
- a CDS encoding flavodoxin family protein, whose protein sequence is MDLNNKIELESPEIIIINGSPRNNKNCSFIANEIKLKLEERGLSSNIFNIYDMDIEYCTACGFCEKTGYCKFNDDMKPLYKMFDESKGTIVISPVHFDSISAKVKTVVDRTQAIYASKYILNKPSIDRNKKRIGMYIAVGGSKPYDSQFKGGQIVMDFFFKSINTKLLHNIYLNNTDNISYTDNQEFKDTLSKSLKAYIDSI, encoded by the coding sequence ATGGATTTAAATAATAAAATAGAACTTGAAAGTCCAGAAATTATAATAATAAATGGAAGTCCAAGAAATAATAAAAATTGTAGTTTTATAGCAAATGAAATAAAACTTAAATTGGAAGAGCGTGGACTTAGTAGTAACATATTCAATATATATGATATGGATATTGAATATTGTACAGCCTGTGGATTTTGTGAAAAAACAGGATATTGTAAATTTAATGATGATATGAAGCCACTATACAAAATGTTTGATGAATCAAAAGGGACTATAGTAATAAGTCCTGTACATTTTGATTCAATATCAGCTAAAGTAAAAACTGTTGTTGATAGAACTCAAGCTATCTATGCAAGTAAGTATATATTAAATAAGCCTTCAATTGATAGGAATAAAAAGCGTATAGGAATGTATATTGCAGTAGGTGGTAGTAAACCTTATGATTCACAGTTTAAAGGTGGGCAAATAGTTATGGACTTTTTCTTTAAGAGTATAAATACTAAACTTTTACACAATATATATTTAAACAATACAGATAATATATCTTATACAGATAATCAAGAGTTTAAAGACACTCTGTCTAAGAGTCTAAAAGCATATATTGATTCAATATAA
- a CDS encoding phosphate propanoyltransferase, producing the protein MKLPIALSNKHVHLSQADIDVLFGAGHELTKFKPLSQPGQFACEEKVDLVGPKGTLKGVRVLGPARAQTQVEISLADGFPLGVKAPIKESGDIAGTPGVKLVGPAGEVEMKEGVIVASRHIHMSNEDAAKFGVNDKQIVKVKTSGPRALVFENVLVRASDSFNLEMHVDMEEGNAAGVKNGDLVELIVD; encoded by the coding sequence ATGAAATTACCAATAGCATTATCTAATAAACATGTTCATTTGAGTCAAGCTGATATAGACGTATTATTTGGAGCAGGTCATGAATTAACTAAATTTAAACCATTATCTCAACCAGGACAATTTGCCTGTGAGGAAAAAGTAGATTTAGTCGGTCCAAAGGGAACTCTAAAAGGGGTGAGAGTTTTAGGACCAGCTAGAGCTCAAACTCAAGTTGAGATTTCTTTAGCAGATGGATTCCCATTAGGAGTAAAAGCTCCAATAAAAGAATCTGGTGATATAGCTGGAACTCCTGGTGTTAAATTAGTAGGACCAGCTGGAGAAGTTGAAATGAAAGAAGGAGTTATAGTTGCTTCTAGACATATACATATGAGCAATGAAGACGCTGCTAAATTTGGTGTGAATGATAAACAAATAGTAAAAGTTAAAACATCTGGACCAAGAGCGTTAGTATTTGAAAATGTATTAGTAAGAGCTAGTGATAGCTTTAATTTAGAAATGCATGTTGATATGGAAGAAGGAAATGCAGCAGGCGTTAAAAATGGAGATTTAGTAGAATTAATAGTTGATTAA
- the nifJ gene encoding pyruvate:ferredoxin (flavodoxin) oxidoreductase — protein MAKFMKTLDGNTAAAHVAYAFTDVAAIYPITPSSTMAEVVDEWASQGRKNVFGQKVNVVEMQSEAGAAGAFHGSLQGGALTSTFTASQGLLLMIPNMYKVAGELLPGVFHVSARALASQALSIFGDHQDVMAARQTGCVLLASGSVQEVADIAPVAHLAAIEGKLPFIHFFDGFRTSHEIQKVELLENEDYASLLNFEAVQAFRDNALSPNHPVTRGTAQNPDIYFQTREASNKYYQNIVGIVEKYMEKMSDLTGRKHSLFDYYGAEDAKSILIAMGSVTETIEETIDYLNAKGEKYGLVKVHLYRPFSMKHFLDVVPSTVERICVLDRTKEPGSTGEPLYLDVRDVFYGKENAPMIIGGRYGLGSKDTTPSDIKTVFDNLVSEQPKNGFTVGIVDDVTNTSLAPSESIKIASKGTIRCKFWGLGSDGTVGANKQAIKIIGDHTEKYAQAYFDYDSKKSGGITMSHLRFGDTPIRATYLIDEADYIACHKQSYVYQYDLLKGLKKGGTFVLNTIWDQAGIEENLPAHMKQYIAKNDIKFYTVNAVKLGQEIGLGNRINMIMQSAFFKLAEIIPEEDAVKYLKDSIVKAYGKKGEKIVNMNYAAVDAGINALVKVEVPASWANAVDADKEEVKEPEFIRNILRPMTAQEGNNLPVSTFNGIEDGTFPCGTSAYEKRGIAVDVPEWVMDNCIQCNQCSFICPHACIRPVLVTEEELANAPKGFEAKKALGKGLEGLKYRIQVSPLDCTGCGNCADVCPAKEKALVMKPIDTQLDTELDNWAFAVNPDEVAPKVDVMPANTVKGSQFRQPLMEFSGACAGCGETAYIKLVTQLYGDRMMIANATGCSSIWGASAPSTPYTCNHEGKGPSWANSLFEDNAEYGFGMYTAVKQIRGKIVDAMTELVSMDICEDAKAVFTEWLDSKNDGEASKVASAKVVELLEKPACDCTDEKAKALVEAIRDRKDYLVKRSQWILGGDGWAYDIGYGGLDHVLASGENVNVLVFDTEVYSNTGGQASKATPAAAMAKFAAAGKQSRKKDLGMMAMTYGNVYVAQVAMGADKNQFIKAVLEAEKHDGPSLIIAYAPCINHGLKEGMGRTVANEAQAVACGYWHLYRFNPEVKAEGKNPFTLDSKEPTASFRDFILAQVRYSAIAKQFPEEADGLFAKAEADAKERYEGYKKLAE, from the coding sequence ATGGCTAAGTTTATGAAAACACTTGATGGGAATACAGCTGCAGCTCACGTTGCCTATGCATTTACAGATGTAGCAGCTATATACCCAATCACACCATCTTCAACTATGGCTGAAGTAGTTGATGAATGGGCATCACAAGGAAGAAAAAATGTATTTGGACAAAAAGTTAATGTTGTTGAAATGCAATCAGAAGCAGGAGCAGCAGGAGCATTCCACGGTTCTTTACAAGGTGGAGCTTTAACTTCTACTTTTACAGCATCTCAAGGTTTATTATTAATGATACCTAACATGTATAAAGTTGCAGGGGAGTTATTACCAGGAGTATTCCATGTAAGTGCTCGTGCTTTAGCATCTCAAGCTTTATCAATATTTGGAGATCATCAAGACGTTATGGCTGCTAGACAAACTGGATGTGTATTATTAGCTTCTGGTTCAGTTCAAGAAGTAGCTGATATAGCACCTGTTGCACATTTAGCTGCAATAGAAGGTAAATTACCATTTATACATTTCTTTGATGGATTCAGAACTTCACATGAAATCCAAAAAGTGGAATTATTAGAAAATGAAGATTATGCAAGTTTATTAAACTTTGAAGCAGTTCAAGCATTTAGAGATAATGCTTTATCTCCAAATCACCCAGTTACTCGTGGTACTGCTCAAAACCCAGATATATATTTCCAAACTAGAGAAGCTTCTAACAAATACTATCAAAATATAGTAGGTATAGTTGAAAAATACATGGAAAAAATGAGTGATTTAACAGGTAGAAAACATAGTTTATTTGATTACTATGGAGCAGAAGATGCTAAATCTATATTAATTGCTATGGGTTCTGTAACAGAAACAATAGAAGAAACTATAGATTACTTAAATGCTAAGGGAGAAAAATATGGTTTAGTTAAAGTTCATTTATATAGACCATTCTCAATGAAACATTTCTTAGATGTTGTGCCATCTACTGTTGAAAGAATATGTGTACTTGATAGAACTAAAGAGCCAGGTTCAACTGGTGAACCATTATACTTAGATGTACGTGATGTATTCTATGGAAAAGAAAATGCTCCTATGATAATAGGTGGAAGATACGGATTAGGTTCAAAAGACACTACTCCTTCAGATATAAAAACTGTTTTTGATAACTTAGTTTCAGAACAACCTAAGAATGGATTTACAGTAGGTATAGTTGATGATGTAACTAATACTTCTTTAGCTCCATCTGAATCAATTAAAATAGCTTCTAAAGGAACTATAAGATGTAAGTTCTGGGGATTAGGTTCTGACGGTACTGTTGGAGCTAACAAACAAGCTATAAAAATAATCGGTGACCACACTGAAAAATATGCTCAAGCTTACTTTGATTATGACTCTAAAAAATCTGGTGGTATAACTATGTCTCACTTAAGATTTGGTGATACTCCAATAAGAGCTACTTATCTAATAGATGAAGCTGACTATATTGCCTGTCATAAACAATCATATGTTTATCAATATGATTTATTAAAAGGTCTTAAAAAAGGTGGTACATTTGTACTTAACACTATATGGGACCAAGCAGGAATTGAAGAAAACTTACCAGCTCACATGAAACAATATATAGCTAAAAATGATATAAAATTCTATACAGTTAACGCTGTTAAACTAGGACAAGAAATAGGTCTTGGAAATAGAATAAACATGATAATGCAATCTGCATTCTTTAAATTAGCTGAAATAATACCAGAAGAAGATGCTGTTAAATACTTAAAAGATTCTATAGTTAAAGCTTATGGTAAAAAAGGTGAAAAAATAGTTAACATGAACTATGCTGCTGTTGATGCAGGAATAAATGCTTTAGTTAAAGTTGAAGTTCCAGCTTCTTGGGCAAATGCTGTTGATGCAGATAAAGAAGAAGTTAAAGAACCAGAATTTATAAGAAATATATTAAGACCAATGACTGCACAAGAAGGTAATAACTTACCAGTAAGTACTTTCAATGGTATAGAAGATGGAACATTCCCTTGTGGTACTTCAGCTTATGAAAAACGTGGTATAGCTGTTGATGTTCCTGAATGGGTAATGGATAACTGTATCCAATGTAACCAATGTTCTTTTATATGTCCTCATGCATGTATAAGACCAGTTTTAGTTACAGAAGAAGAATTAGCTAATGCTCCAAAAGGATTTGAAGCTAAAAAAGCATTAGGTAAAGGATTAGAAGGATTAAAATATAGAATCCAAGTTAGTCCACTAGATTGTACAGGATGTGGAAACTGTGCTGACGTATGTCCAGCTAAAGAAAAAGCTTTAGTTATGAAGCCAATAGATACTCAACTTGATACAGAGTTAGATAACTGGGCATTTGCAGTAAATCCTGATGAAGTAGCTCCAAAAGTTGATGTTATGCCTGCAAACACTGTTAAAGGAAGTCAATTTAGACAACCATTAATGGAATTCTCAGGAGCATGTGCTGGATGTGGAGAGACTGCATATATTAAATTAGTTACACAATTATATGGAGATAGAATGATGATAGCTAATGCTACTGGATGTTCTTCTATATGGGGAGCTTCTGCACCATCAACTCCTTATACTTGTAACCATGAAGGTAAAGGTCCATCTTGGGCAAACTCTTTATTTGAAGACAATGCTGAATACGGATTTGGTATGTACACAGCTGTTAAACAAATAAGAGGAAAAATAGTAGATGCTATGACAGAATTAGTTTCTATGGATATCTGTGAAGATGCTAAAGCAGTATTTACAGAATGGTTAGATTCTAAAAATGATGGAGAAGCTTCTAAAGTAGCAAGTGCTAAAGTTGTTGAATTATTAGAAAAACCAGCTTGTGACTGTACAGATGAAAAAGCTAAAGCATTAGTAGAAGCTATAAGAGATAGAAAAGATTATCTAGTTAAGAGATCTCAATGGATACTAGGTGGAGACGGTTGGGCATATGACATCGGTTACGGTGGATTAGACCATGTTCTTGCATCTGGTGAAAATGTAAATGTACTTGTATTTGATACAGAAGTATATTCAAATACAGGAGGTCAAGCTTCTAAAGCTACTCCAGCTGCTGCTATGGCTAAATTTGCTGCAGCAGGTAAGCAATCTAGAAAGAAAGACCTAGGTATGATGGCTATGACTTACGGAAATGTATATGTAGCTCAAGTTGCTATGGGTGCTGATAAAAACCAATTTATCAAAGCAGTTCTAGAAGCTGAAAAACATGATGGACCATCTTTAATAATAGCTTACGCTCCATGTATAAACCATGGATTAAAAGAAGGTATGGGAAGAACTGTAGCTAACGAAGCACAAGCTGTTGCTTGCGGATACTGGCATTTATACAGATTCAATCCAGAAGTAAAAGCTGAAGGTAAAAACCCATTCACTTTAGATTCTAAGGAACCAACTGCAAGCTTCAGAGATTTCATACTTGCACAAGTAAGATACTCTGCTATAGCTAAACAATTCCCAGAAGAAGCTGATGGACTATTTGCAAAAGCTGAAGCTGATGCTAAAGAAAGATATGAAGGATACAAAAAATTAGCTGAATAA